A single window of Nakaseomyces glabratus chromosome G, complete sequence DNA harbors:
- the DPH1 gene encoding 2-(3-amino-3-carboxypropyl)histidine synthase (CAGL0G02761g~Ortholog(s) have role in peptidyl-diphthamide biosynthetic process from peptidyl-histidine and cytosol, nucleus localization), with amino-acid sequence MDNTTEKKEPTKVPRRRFVGKRKTDGKTITTVKADGNEVVRQTKSRVHVGRSLNHIPDDIMEDEELNEAIKLLPQNYNFEIHKTVWNIRKHGAKRVALQMPEGLLIYSLLISDILEQFCNVETVVMGDVSYGACCIDDFTARALDCDFIVHYAHSCLVPIDITEIKVLYVFVTIAIDETHVIKTLQKNFPKGSRLATFGTIQFNPTVHSIKDTLLNDKEHMLYIVTPQIKPLSRGEVLGCTSERLDKNQFDAMVFIGDGRFHLESSMIHNPEIPAFKYDPYNRKFTRERYDQKQLVQVRGEALQVAQKGKVFGLILGALGRQGNVDTVRNLEEKLIKAGKTVVKIILSEIFPQKLAKFDKIDVFVQVACPRLSIDWGYAFPKPLLTPYEANVLLNHDVMFSEEYYPMDYYETNGYGRGRIPEHALVKN; translated from the coding sequence ATGGATAATACTACCGAGAAGAAGGAGCCTACAAAGGTTCCTAGAAGAAGATTTGTTGGTAAACGTAAGACCGATGGAAAAACTATCACAACTGTCAAGGCTGATGGTAATGAGGTTGTAAGGCAGACTAAGAGCAGAGTACATGTTGGTAGAAGTTTAAACCATATTCCCGATGATATCAtggaagatgaagaacttAATGAAGCTATCAAGCTTCTGCCAcaaaattataattttgAGATACATAAAACAGTTTGGAATATTCGTAAGCATGGTGCTAAGCGTGTGGCCTTACAAATGCCAGAAGGTTTACTAATTTACTCATTATTGATAAGTGATATATTAGAACAGTTCTGTAATGTCGAGACTGTTGTTATGGGTGATGTATCATACGGTGCGTGTTGTATTGATGACTTTACTGCAAGAGCTTTAGATTGTGATTTTATTGTGCATTATGCACATTCATGTTTAGTTCCGATAGATATCACAGAAATAAAGGTGCTGTATGTTTTTGTCACGATAGCTATAGATGAGACCCATGTTATAAAGACTTTACAAAAGAACTTCCCAAAAGGTTCAAGATTGGCTACATTTGGTACAATTCAATTTAATCCTACTGTTCATTCTATTAAAGATACCCTATTAAATGATAAGGAACATATGTTATACATTGTTACACCACAGATCAAACCCCTTTCGCGAGGAGAAGTTTTGGGTTGTACGTCAGAAAGACTTGATAAGAATCAATTTGATGCTATGGTTTTTATTGGTGATGGTAGATTCCACTTGGAGTCATCTATGATACATAACCCAGAAATTCCAGCATTCAAATATGATCCGTATAACAGAAAGTTTACTAGAGAGAGATACGATCAAAAGCAATTGGTACAAGTTAGAGGCGAGGCACTTCAGGTTGCTCAAAAGGGTAAAGTCTTTGGTTTAATTTTGGGTGCCTTGGGTAGACAAGGAAATGTTGATACAGTTCGTAATTTAGAAGAGAAACTTATAAAGGCAGGTAAAACAGTTGTGAAAATAATTCTGAGTGAAATTTTCCCTCAAAAACTGGCAAAATTTGATAAGATTGACGTTTTTGTACAAGTTGCTTGTCCTCGGTTATCTATTGATTGGGGCTACGCCTTTCCAAAGCCATTGCTTACTCCTTATGAGGCGAATGTTTTGTTGAATCATGATGTTATGTTTTCTGAAGAGTACTATCCAATGGATTACTATGAAACTAATGGGTATGGTCGTGGTAGAATTCCAGAACATGCTCTAGTTAAAAATTGA
- the MOB1 gene encoding Mob1p (CAGL0G02805g~Ortholog(s) have protein kinase activator activity and role in cellular protein localization, positive regulation of septation initiation signaling, protein phosphorylation) encodes MSFLQNFHLSPGQTIRSTRGFKWNSGSNQNGMADSQDTSSGVKSDRMLFNNSPLNPSNDNIQILSTPKKQQQTAPVVTDFNYTPSHQKPFIQPQAGTTVTSHQDIKEIVEMTLGSEGVLNQAVKLPRGENENEWMAVHCVDFYNQINMLYGTITEFCSPQTCPRMIATNEYEYLWAFQRGQPPVSVPAPKYVEALMKWCQDQFDNESIFPAKTSGQFPDKFIERHVIPILRRLFRVYAHIYCHHFNEILELNLQTVLNTSFRHFCLFTQEFQLLKASDFGPLLELVTELRDR; translated from the coding sequence ATGTCGTTCCTACAGAATTTCCACTTGTCTCCAGGGCAAACAATTAGATCAACTCGTGGGTTTAAATGGAATAGCGGCTCAAATCAGAATGGTATGGCAGATTCTCAAGACACTTCTAGTGGAGTCAAGTCTGACAGGATGTTGTTCAACAATAGCCCTCTAAATCCCAGcaatgataatattcaaattttatCCACTCCAAAGAAACAGCAGCAAACAGCTCCGGTAGTTACAGATTTCAACTACACTCCATCACACCAAAAACCTTTTATACAACCACAGGCAGGCACTACGGTTACATCACATCAGGATATTAAAGAGATTGTGGAGATGACTTTAGGTTCTGAAGGTGTTTTAAATCAAGCTGTCAAATTACCAAGAggtgaaaatgaaaatgaatgGATGGCAGTTCATTGCGTGGATTTCTATAATCAGATTAATATGTTGTATGGTACAATAACAGAATTTTGCTCTCCTCAGACATGCCCTAGGATGATTGCCACGAACGAATACGAATACCTATGGGCGTTTCAAAGAGGTCAACCACCTGTATCTGTACCAGCTCCAAAATATGTTGAGGCACTTATGAAATGGTGTCAAGATCAATTTGATAACGAAAGTATTTTTCCTGCTAAAACAAGTGGCCAATTCCCGGACAAATTTATTGAGAGGCATGTGATACCGATTCTTAGAAGGCTATTCAGAGTATATGCACACATTTATTGTCACCATTTTAATGAGATATTGGAGCTTAACTTACAAACAGTTCTAAACACAAGTTTCAGACATTTTTGTCTCTTCACTCAAGAATTTCAACTTCTAAAAGCATCTGATTTTGGTCCACTATTAGAATTGGTTACTGAATTAAGAGACAGGTAA
- the SLM1 gene encoding phosphatidylinositol 4,5-bisphosphate-binding protein (CAGL0G02827g~Ortholog(s) have phosphatidylinositol-4,5-bisphosphate binding, sphingolipid binding activity), which yields MSKHNTMTSNISEMMSQQQQNLQHLHSLQKHTRSLTDYTNTYLQNFQQQMQQQPHVQVQGAVQDNSQRNPQLQQVRTYSGSMMLPNGYNLNGAVNQSANPPQVVINPSQNMSTITSIDNPVLQQQQQPQQQPQQQLQQQLQQQLQQQQQQQQQQQQQQINSPTPLSPPIGSTIQQPIQQLQPQQQQQGKNSFTSITSKNIQNNNQTQLDYSTKAKSPLAVLIPTTGQPTDVLAARFSAWRNVIRSIIVYLTEIASIEDEIVRQQLRLSHAVQFPFFTIENQYQPTSSEDRYTQKFFLPLGSGSVQDLPTILNQYHEALASNASNASRELTNDVIPRLEDLRRDLLVKIKEIKSLQSDFKNSCAKELQQTKQDMKHYIDSLKEARYGTPKQDPYLAKIALDKQIKKQLIEENFLHEAFDNLETSGAELEKVVVMEIQNALTIYARLLGQQSQLIFDILISKLDMGFFNMNPQYEWDTFISRDPNFLQPNVPMRNLKEITYKYQHDPFTYEIRSGYLERRSKFLKSYSKGFYVLTPNFLHEFKSIDRKKDLVPIMSLSLNECTVTEHSKKGSHEAKFVLHGKQNGLIRRGHNWVFKTDSYESMLEWFNDIKVLSSTSNYKEKCKFVQNKLNLDADGKKLTKININENSNMQSPNPNESLNTITTPGRDIGTPQISINIDQNINEPVTPAHMTEDNISEMADRSTYIRSSTPRLDNQTNTNTSMSSIPDTNTSELHANGGGVYIQTPFSKDY from the coding sequence CGGACTACACGAACACTTATCTGCAGAACTTCCAGCAGCAGATGCAGCAGCAGCCACATGTGCAGGTGCAAGGCGCTGTGCAGGATAACTCACAACGCAACCCACAGCTGCAACAGGTCAGGACTTATAGCGGTAGCATGATGCTGCCCAACGGGTACAACCTGAACGGAGCTGTGAACCAAAGTGCCAACCCTCCACAAGTGGTTATTAACCCAAGCCAAAACATGAGCACCATAACCAGTATTGATAACCCTGTActgcaacaacaacaacagccaCAACAACAGCCACAACAGCAACTACAACAGCAACTACAACAGCAActacaacagcagcagcagcaacaacaacaacaacaacaacaacagattAATAGTCCAACACCGCTCTCTCCACCAATAGGCAGTACAATCCAGCAACCAATACAACAGTTACAACctcaacagcaacaacaaggCAAGAATTCCTTCACATCAATAACTTCAAAGAATATTCAGAACAACAACCAGACACAGTTAGATTATAGTACCAAAGCGAAATCACCCTTAGCAGTGCTGATACCGACCACAGGACAGCCCACCGACGTATTAGCCGCAAGATTCTCCGCGTGGAGGAACGTCATAAGGTCAATAATAGTCTATCTGACCGAAATTGCATCTATAGAGGACGAGATCGTCAGACAACAGCTCAGACTGTCACACGCTGTGCAATTCCCTTTCTTCACAATAGAAAACCAGTACCAACCTACATCAAGCGAGGACAGATACACACAGAAGTTCTTCTTGCCACTGGGCAGCGGATCAGTCCAGGACTTACCTACCATCCTAAATCAGTACCACGAGGCATTAGCATCAAACGCTTCAAACGCATCTAGAGAACTAACGAACGACGTCATACCGAGACTTGAGGACTTGCGAAGAGATTTATTAGTaaagataaaagaaatcaagTCTTTACAATCAGATTTCAAGAATTCATGCGCAAAGGAACTGCAGCAAACTAAACAGGACATGAAACATTACATAGACTCTTTGAAAGAAGCCAGATACGGCACTCCTAAGCAGGACCCCTACCTTGCCAAAATAGCATTAGATAAACAGATTAAGAAACAGTTGATCGAAGAAAACTTTTTGCATGAAgcttttgataatttggAGACTTCTGGTGCTGAATTGGAAAAAGTGGTTGTCATGGAAATACAGAATGCTTTAACCATCTATGCGAGACTATTGGGACAACAATCACAGctgatatttgatattctaatatcaaaattggACATGGGATTTTTTAATATGAACCCACAATACGAGTGGGACACATTCATCTCCCGTGATCCTAACTTTTTACAACCAAACGTGCCAATGAGAAATCTCAAGGAAATAACTTACAAGTACCAACATGATCCATTCACATATGAAATAAGGTCAGGTTACTTAGAGAGAAGATCGAAATTCTTAAAATCATATTCAAAAGGTTTCTACGTTTTAACTCCTAATTTTTTGCATGAATTCAAATCAATCGACAGAAAGAAAGATCTTGTACCAATTATGTCATTATCTCTTAACGAATGCACAGTTACTGAACATTCCAAGAAGGGCTCTCATGAAGCCAAGTTCGTCCTTCATGGGAAGCAAAACGGTTTAATAAGAAGGGGCCATAATTGGGTTTTTAAGACAGATTCGTATGAGTCCATGTTGGAATGGTTTAATGATATCAAGGTATTAAGTTCAACTTCAAATTATAAGGAAAAATGTAAATTTGTTCAAAACAAATTAAATTTAGATGCTGATGGCAAGAAACTAACGAAAATTAACATAAATGAGAATTCTAATATGCAGTCCCCAAATCCTAACGAATCTTTAAACACAATAACTACACCTGGTCGTGATATTGGAACCCCCCAAATATCAATTAATATCGACCAGAACATTAATGAACCAGTTACTCCAGCTCACATGACTGAGGATAACATAAGCGAAATGGCTGATAGATCTACATATATCAGATCATCGACCCCTAGATTGGATAACCAAACCAATACTAATACATCAATGTCATCTATACCAGATACAAATACATCGGAACTTCATGCAAATGGTGGAGGTGTTTATATACAAACTCCATTTTCTAAAGATTACTAA
- the SHQ1 gene encoding Hsp90 cochaperone SHQ1 (CAGL0G02783g~Ortholog(s) have unfolded protein binding activity, role in box H/ACA snoRNP assembly and cytosol, nucleoplasm localization) has product MITPKFEVSQDDDFVYVNIKITNIRFNSGGLEVVVDKTMLFFYLSPYYLRLRFPNEVLDDDDHPTEAQYRSKDECIFIKLPKAVKGQYFDDLDIPTKLLARQGDIIGADMVEKSTEIKKGPLIQEIDSTTNTEKNVENITQMGEQFDWEIKQNVSSEPTLSLNKYGFDAQYNGLIGVSIPNGNDINELNDPENTTENDRIKERLSKENLKFDPDYYVSEYMVSKYGSEEDLEVNGIKKLLGFTPRIVKDFLGWYKSIEDKESFYPVEFTEFEQNQMVNNIPKKEYLVNEIDHIKKLYLTIVNVVFAYIYDSIENEDASNSESAWNIGKLTPQIAFLDQKLQLEEVEGVSIIKVLIYTGFRRALSYPLHRNYDLCNKAWEYTYYILRGGKKLVLRALLKVHEIFRFHDAYYVYNKILLDDLVSWFINNGNENVLRGLTMEFKKELDTISKETIDFDCLVELDQETGEPVWENMTIKEMEILAEAEYQSTQE; this is encoded by the coding sequence ATGATTACTccaaaatttgaagttaGTCAAGACGATGACTTTGTCTATGTCAATATAAAGATTACCAACATTAGATTTAATTCTGGTGGATTAGAAGTTGTCGTTGATAAGACAATGTTATTTTTCTACTTATCACCATACTATCTGCGTCTCAGATTTCCTAATGAAGTGCTCGATGATGACGATCACCCTACAGAAGCACAATATAGGTCGAAGGATGAGTGCatatttatcaaacttCCAAAAGCAGTCAAGGgccaatattttgatgacTTGGACATACCGACAAAACTGTTAGCTAGACAAGGAGATATTATAGGTGCGGATATGGTTGAAAAATCAAcagaaattaaaaaaggACCGCTGATCCAAGAAATTGATTCTACCACGAACACAGAAAAGAatgttgaaaatattacGCAAATGGGAGAGCAGTTTGATTGGGAAATCAAACAAAATGTTAGCTCTGAACCCACATTATCTCTGAATAAGTACGGATTTGATGCGCAGTACAATGGCCTAATTGGCGTATCTATCCCAAACGGTAATGATATAAACGAACTTAATGACCCTGAAAATACTACTGAAAACGATAgaataaaagaaagattAAGCAAAGAAAACCTGAAGTTTGATCCAGATTATTATGTCTCTGAATATATGGTTTCTAAATATGGCTCTGAGGAGGATCTCGAAGTCAATGGGATAAAGAAACTTCTAGGATTTACACCGAGGATTGTAAAAGATTTTCTAGGATGGTATAAATCAATAGAAGATAAGGAATCATTTTATCCAGTCGAGTTCACTGAATTTGAACAAAATCAAATGGTAAATAATATTCCTAAGAAGGAGTACTTAGTCAACGAAATTGATCATATAAAAAAGCTTTACTTGACAATTGTAAACGTTGTCTTTGCATATATTTATGACTCTATTGAGAACGAAGATGCTAGTAATAGTGAAAGTGCGTGGAATATTGGTAAATTAACGCCTCAAATTGCATTTTTAGACCAGAAGTTACAATTAGAAGAAGTCGAAGGTGTGAGCATAATAAAAGTATTGATATACACAGGATTCAGGAGAGCATTGAGTTATCCGTTGCACAGAAATTATGATCTATGCAATAAGGCTTGGGAATACACTTATTACATATTAAGAGGCGGTAAAAAGTTGGTGTTGAGGGCATTATTGAAGGTACATGAAATATTTAGATTTCATGATGCATACTATGTATACAATAAGATTCTACTAGATGATCTAGTCTCATGGTTTATAAATAACGGGAATGAAAATGTTCTGAGAGGTTTGACCATGGAgttcaagaaagaactaGATACCATTTCGAAGGAGACAATAGATTTCGATTGCCTAGTGGAACTTGATCAAGAGACTGGTGAACCAGTGTGGGAGAATATGACTATAAAGGAAATGGAAATACTGGCTGAGGCGGAGTATCAGTCTACTCAAGAATAA